Proteins encoded in a region of the Quercus lobata isolate SW786 chromosome 8, ValleyOak3.0 Primary Assembly, whole genome shotgun sequence genome:
- the LOC115957323 gene encoding 40S ribosomal protein S13-like, whose product MGRMHSRGKGISASALPYKRTPPSWLKTSPQDVEENICKFAKKGLTPSQIGVILRDSHGIAQVKSVTGSKILRVLKAHGLAPEIPEDLYHLIKKAVSIRKHLERNRKDKDSKFRLILVESRIHRLARYYKKTKKLPPVWKYESTTASTLVA is encoded by the exons ATGGGTCGTATGCACAGTAGAGG TAAGGGTATTTCGGCTTCGGCTCTTCCGTACAAGAGGACCCCACCCAGTTGGCTGAAGACTTCTCCTCAGGAT GTTGAGGAAAATATCTGCAAGTTTGCCAAGAAGGGTCTGACACCATCTCAAATTGGTGTTATTCTTCGTGATTCTCATGGGATTGCACAAGTGAAGAGTGTTACTGGGAGTAAGATTTTGCGTGTACTGAAGGCCCATG GGCTTGCTCCTGAAATTCCTGAGGATCTGTACCATCTCATCAAGAAAGCAGTCTCAATAAGGAAGCATTTGGAGAGGAATAGAAAGGATAAAGATTCTAAGTTTCGGTTGATTCTGGTTGAGAGCAGGATTCATCGCCTTGCTCGCTACTACAAGAAGACAAAGAAGCTTCCACCTGTATGGAAATA TGAATCTACCACCGCCAGCACTCTTGTGGCTTAA